The proteins below are encoded in one region of Lactuca sativa cultivar Salinas chromosome 3, Lsat_Salinas_v11, whole genome shotgun sequence:
- the LOC111917191 gene encoding WRKY transcription factor 18: protein MVASSFAIDLNLFPFHKTDDTPIREVHTDDDYDDDDDDGEEEDDCSFGKEVDDHMISGDHLSRINNENKKLKEMLKIVWENYNSLQTHVKKLMQEKQVPESNPKKRKLDETVQQSLWKRQNWNLESPRNTGVQRVYIPTDPSDKSLVVKDGYQWRKYGQKVTRDNPSPRAYYKCSSSPTCPVKKKVQRSVDDPGVVVATYEGEHNHRSTKEEAAYALANEHKISSSERRSNSPRFDEVLVEKMATFLGKDPDFTAELAAAISSKILEVDLF, encoded by the exons ATGGTGGCGTCATCATTTGCCATAGACCTCAATCTTTTCCCCTTCCACAAAACCGATGACACACCA ATTAGAGAAGTTCACACCGATGATGAttatgatgacgatgatgatgatggggAGGAAGAAGACGATTGTTCGTTTGGAAAAGAG GTTGATGATCATATGATCAGCGGGGATCATTTAAGCAGGATAAACAACGAAAACAAGAAGCTAAAGGAGATGCTTAAGATCGTATGGGAGAACTACAACTCTCTTCAAACGCATGTCAAGAAACTAATGCAAGAAAAACAAGTACCTGAATCGAATCCAAAGAAAAGAAAGCTGGATGAGACAGTTCAACAAAGCTTGTGGAAGAGACAGAATTGGAACTTGGAATCACCAAGGAATACTGGGGTTCAAAGAGTTTATATACCAACAGATCCGTCTGATAAAAGCCTG GTAGTCAAGGATGGATATCAATGGAGGAAATATGGACAAAAGGTGACTAGAGACAACCCATCTCCTAGAGCTTATTATAAGTGCTCTTCTTCACCAACATGCCCAGTCAAGAAGAAG GTGCAAAGAAGTGTGGATGATCCTGGTGTAGTAGTTGCGACCTATGAAGGTGAGCACAACCACAGAAGCACAAAGGAAGAGGCTGCGTATGCCCTAGCCAATGAACATAAGATTTCAAGTAGTGAAAGAAGGTCAAACTCCCCAAGATTTGATGAGGTTTTGGTGGAAAAAATGGCTACTTTTTTAGGAAAAGATCCTGATTTCACTGCAGAACTTGCTGCTGCCATTTCCTCCAAGATTTTGGAAGTCGATTTGTTCTAA